The sequence GTCAAGGTCGGCCAGGAGATCATGGCGCAGCCCGCCATGTCCCGCTTCGCCACCGACGAATTCATGCCGGGTCCGAAGTGCCGCAGCCGGGCCGAATACGAGGCCTATATCCGTGAGCGTGCGCGGTCCGGCTATCACCCGGTCGGCACCTGCAAGATGGGCCAGGACGAGATGGCCGTGGTCGACACCGAGTTGCGGGTGCGCGGCGTGGACGGCCTTCGGGTCGCGGACGCTTCGATCATGCCGCGCCTGGTCTCGGGCAACACCAACGCCCCCAGCATCATGATCGGCGAGCGCGCCTCGGACTTCATTCGCGGCAATCGCGTCGGTCTCGGCAACGCCGCATCGCTCCAGCGGGCTGGCTGAACCAGAATCCGCTTCCAACACTGTATGAACCGCCTGCATCGAAGGAATGACGCCATGAACCACATTTTCACGACACGCGATTACGCCCACCATCTGGCCGGTGAAGGCACCGGCGTGGGCCCGATGATCGAGCGCGTTTCGCCGGGCTCCGGCCGTCTGGTCGCCCGCTTTCGACAGGGCACGGCCGAGGACGCCGCCGCGGCGATCGCCCAGGCCCGCGACGCCTTCGACAACGGCCCGTGGCCGAACAAGACCGGCATGGAGCGGGCCGCCGTGCTGCGCCGCTGGGCCGATCTGATCGAGGAGAATGTCGAGCGCCTCGCCCGCATCGAGGTCGACGAGGCCGGCAAGCCGATCCGCCAGGCGCGCGGCGATCTCGGCAATGTCGTCTCGCTGACCCACTTCGCCGCCGGCCTCGCCATGCAGGTCCACGGCGAGACCTACTCCAATCTCGGCCCGCAAAAGGCCGGCTGGATCCACCGCGAGCCGGTGGGCGTCGTCGGCATGATCATCCCGTGGAATTTCCCGGCGCTGATCTTCGCCCAGAAGGTGCCGTTCGCGCTGGCCGCCGGCTGCACCGTCGTGGTCAAGCCTTCCGAATTCACCTCCGGCACCGCGCTGGAACTGGCGCGCCTCGGCACGCTGGCCGGCATTCCCGAAGGCGTGCTGTCGGTCGTGACCGGTTATGGCGACCCGGTCGGCGAAGCCCTGGTGAAGAGCCCGGACGTCGATTTCGTCTCTTTCACCGGCTCGACCGCGATCGGCCGCCGCATCCTCGCCAATTCGGCCGAGACGCTGAAGCGCGTCTCGCTCGAACTCGGCGGCAAATCGGCCAACATCGTCTTCGCCGACGCCGATCTCGAGGACGCCATCGACGGCTCGCTCTACGGCATCTTCTATAACCAGGGCGAATGCTGCTGCTCGGCCACGCGGCTTCTGGTCGACGAGACGATCGCCGACGATTTCGTCGCCCGTCTCGTGGCCCGCGCCAAGTCGCTCAAGCTCGGAGACATCCATGCCGATGATTCCGATGTCGGCGCGATGATCAGCGACAAGCATTTCGACAAGGTTTGCTCCTATCTGAGCAAGGGCAAGGCCGAGGGCGCCAGCGTGCTTCTGGGCGGCGAAGCCGCCAATCAGGACGCCGGCCTGTTCGTCCAGCCGACGATCTTCGACCATGTCACGCCTGACATGACGATCTTCCGCGAGGAGATCTTCGGGCCGGTGCTGTCGATCATCCGCTTCAAGGATCAGGACGAGGCCGTGCGCCTGGCCAATGACACGATCTATGGTCTGGCGAGTTCGCTCTGGACCAAGAATTTCGACACCGCGCACCAGATCACGCCGAAGCTGCGCAGCGGCTCGGTCTGGATCAACACGACCATCGACGGTTCGCCGCAGATGCCGTTTGGCGGGTACAAGGCGTCCGGCTTCGGCCGCGAAATGGGCCAGGCCGGCCTCGACGAGTTCACCAACATCAAGACGGTGTTCGCCCATCTCGGCAAGCGCGAGCCCTACTACACCGCCAAAAGCTGAAGGCGGAGCGCGACGCTCTCCTTCCGATCAAGTCTGGCCTAAGAAGGACGGGCGCTGCGATCTCTCGCAGCGCCCGTTTTCATTGGCCCTCTAAGGGCCAAGCC is a genomic window of Kaistia defluvii containing:
- a CDS encoding aldehyde dehydrogenase family protein — translated: MNHIFTTRDYAHHLAGEGTGVGPMIERVSPGSGRLVARFRQGTAEDAAAAIAQARDAFDNGPWPNKTGMERAAVLRRWADLIEENVERLARIEVDEAGKPIRQARGDLGNVVSLTHFAAGLAMQVHGETYSNLGPQKAGWIHREPVGVVGMIIPWNFPALIFAQKVPFALAAGCTVVVKPSEFTSGTALELARLGTLAGIPEGVLSVVTGYGDPVGEALVKSPDVDFVSFTGSTAIGRRILANSAETLKRVSLELGGKSANIVFADADLEDAIDGSLYGIFYNQGECCCSATRLLVDETIADDFVARLVARAKSLKLGDIHADDSDVGAMISDKHFDKVCSYLSKGKAEGASVLLGGEAANQDAGLFVQPTIFDHVTPDMTIFREEIFGPVLSIIRFKDQDEAVRLANDTIYGLASSLWTKNFDTAHQITPKLRSGSVWINTTIDGSPQMPFGGYKASGFGREMGQAGLDEFTNIKTVFAHLGKREPYYTAKS